The Stigmatella ashevillena genomic sequence TCGGCGGGCGCAGGGCAAGCACTCCCTGGCGCTGCGGGACGCGTATGCCGCCGAGCGCATCGCCCGGGTGGCACGGGCCGAGGATCGGCCGCGCGTCATGGTGCTGGTGGGCCAGTACCACATCACCCCGTGCCACCTGCCCGCCCAGGTGGATCGCGCCTTGGGCGAGACGCACGCACGACGGGGGCTCGTGGTGTACCAGAACTGCGAGGGCGTCTACTGGCGGCTGGCGCGGGAAGGACGGGCGGGCGCGGTGGAAGCGGTGGAGCTGCCCGACGGCTCCCTGTGCTTGCTGAACGCCTCGCCGGTGGTGTGCCAGCAAAGCTTCCTGGATTACCTGGAGGCCGAGGCGGGAGACGCGCCCCTGCGAGAGCGCAGCGCGGCGGAGCGCTTCCGGGAGATGGCCGGCCTGATTGCCCGGCTCGCGGGGATCCAGGTGGGCCGGGCGCTGGACGCCGTGGAGGTGACGACCGCGGCAGACAACGATGTGCTGGCGCGCATCCAGCAGCGGGGACGCTTCACCCAGGCGGAGCTGGGCCAACTCCGGCGGCACATGCTCTCGCGCGAGAGCAGCTACATTCCCCGGGCGCGGACGGCCTACCTCGCCTCCCTGTCGCTGAACCACGCGGCGGAGGAGGCGGCACACTTCGTCCGGCACTGCGCCGTGGGAGACGCCATGGAAGCGTCCCGGCGGGCCTCGGACGCGTTCTACGCACGGTGCCTGGAAGAGGCGCTGGGCTTCTTCGGCTCGAAGCTGGTGAACCCCCGGAGGGGCTGCGCAGGACTGGCCGAGTGGGCCCGCAGGTTCGGCGAGAGCCGAGGGGTGGACCGGCAGATCGCCGCGTTCGTGCTGGCCCACAAGGCCGCGGAGACAGAAGGTCCAGACGAGGCGGTGAAGCTGCTGCCGCTGCGCAAGGACCGGCTGTTCCACGGTGTCAGCCACGCCTTGGGCTACTTGCTGGGAGAGGCGCTGTACCGGGCCTTCGACTCGGGCCGGGTGGAGAAGGCGGAGATCCGCGCCCTCTTCCGGGATCCGCTCACGGACCCGCGCAGCACCTACTTCCACTGGGTCCACCGCCTGGGCTGAGTCAGCGCGCCCGCTTCGCCGTCTTCTTCTTCGCCGGTTTGCGCGCCGCGGGCTTCTTCGCGGCGGCAGGCTTCTTTGCAGCAGCGGGCTTCTTCGCGGCGACGGGCTTTTCAGGCGCCGTTCCTTCGAGCTGGGCCACGAGCTTCTTCGGAGCGACAGCGCGGTAGCTCTCATCAATCCACTGGCGCAGCAGCTCCAGCGGAGGCTTCTCTTTCGGGCCGAAGTGGACCGACACCCAGCCGCTCTTGCCAAGACCGTACCCGGTGGGCTTGGCGAACGGCATCATCAGGGCCGCCTCGTTGGACTGGGGAAGCTTGACGGAGAGCCCCAGCTCCGCGCCGTCGGTGCCCAGGAAGATGAAGACCTTGCCCTTCACTTTGAGGACGAGCTCCCCCCAGGGGAAGTCCTCGTGGGAGCCGGGATAGCCGAGCGCAAACGCTCGCAACGCCTGCCGGTGAGGGTTGTTGTTCACGCCACTGCCGTTGGCCATGAGGATTTCCTTCCCGTCTCAAATAGGTTTGACTCGCGAATCAACATCCGGGAGCGCACCGCATGAAGATGAAAGATCGCATGGACAAGCTCGCCGAGCACCGCCGCCGCAATGAAGGCATGGGTGGACCGGAGCGAGTCGAGCGTCAGCGCGCCAAGAACAAGCTGGATGCCCGCTCGCGCATGAAGCTGCTGTTCGACCCGGACACCTTCGAAGAACTGGGACTCTTGGCCGCGCACCACGGCAACCTCCCAGAGGAAGAAGAGGCAGACAAGCCCTCTTCCGCGGACGGGGTCATCACCGGCACCGGAGAGATCGACGGCCGCCCCGTGGCCGCGGCGATCTACGACTTCACCGTGTTCGGTGGCTCCATCGGGGAGATCGGCGAGCGGAAGGTGGCGCGGCTGAGGGACATTGCCCTCAAGAGCCGCATCCCCATGGTGTGGCTGGTGGACTCGGCGGGAGCCCGGCTGGATGCCTCCGCGGGCATCGATCCGCGGCGCATCGCGGGCTTCGCGGACACGGGCTACCTCTTCAGGGAACAGGTGGTGATGAGCGGGGTGATTCCGCAGGTGGCGGCCATGATGGGCCCTGGCGCCGCGGGCACGGCCTACATTCCGGCGCTGGCCGACTTCCTGCCCATGGTGAAGGCCACGAGCTCCATCGCCATCGGCGGTCCGTACCTGGTGGAGTCCGTGGTGGGCGAGAAGGTGACGGAGGAGGAGCTGGGCGGCTCCAAGGTCCACACGGAGATCTCCGGGGTGGCGGACGCGGAGTACCCGGATGACACGGCGTGCATTGCCGCCGTGCGCGAGTACCTGTCCTTCTTCCCCCCGAATTGCGAGGAGCGGCCACCGCGCAAGCCCTCGACGGACCCGTTCAACCGGCGGGACGAGGAGCTCCTCAAGATCGTTCCGGAGAGCCCCCGGCAGGCGTTCGACATGCACAAGGTCATCCTGTCGCTGGTGGACGACCGGAAGTTCTTCCCGCTCAAGCCGCGCTGGGCGCGCAACCTCATCACCGGGCTGGCGCGCATCGATGGCTACCCGGTGGGCATCGTGGCCAACAACTCGATGTACCTGGGCGGCATCCTCGACGTGAACGCGTCGGACAAGGCCGCGCGCTTCGTGAACCTGTGTGACGCCTTCAACATCCCGCTGGTGTTCCTACAGGATGTGCCCGGCTTCATGGTGGGCACGAAGGTGGAGCAGGCGGGCATCATCCGCCACGGCGCGAAGATGATGTACGCAGTGGCAAGCGCCACGGTGCCCAAGTTCACCGTGGTGGTGCGCAAGGGCTACGGGGCGGGCTACTACGTGATGAACGGGCGGGCATTCGAGCCAGACCTGCTGATCGCCTGGCCGGGCGCGGAGATCGGCGTGATGGGCCCGGAGGGCATGGTGTCCATCGCGGCGCGCAAGCTCTTGCAGACCGCGGAGAGCCCCCAGGCCGCCGAGGTGATGAAGAAAGAGCTGGCGGACAACCTCCGCCAACACATCCGCATCGAGCGCACGGCGGCCCTCGCGATGGTGGACGACGTGGTGGACCCCCGGGACACGCGGCGCCTGCTGGCACGGGCGCTCAAGCGCACGGCGAACAAGAAGGTGGAGCGTCCCTTCCGCCGCCGGGAGATCTCCCCCGTCTGAGTCACCGGGTGGCGGGCTTCACCGCACGCGTCGCACAGAGCGGAGACAGGTATTCCGACAGCTTGTCTCCCTCGGAGTGCAGGTCCTCATAAAGGCCCGCCAGGAGGAAGCCCGCAGCGAGCTGCCCACCGATCTGGTCCTCCAGCGAGTGCGCAATGCACAAGGGCTCGCCCTTGTCCGTGTACCGCCGCCGCTCCTCCTCCGTGAGGCTGGTGAAGTCCGAGTAGGGCATCCGGTACTTGAGCTGCATCGTCCCCTGCTTCTCCAATTCGGGATCGAACAGGAAGCTGATCGGGTTGCAGAACCCGGACAGCAGGACGCCTCCGGGGCGCAGGACGCGGTACGCCTCGCGCCAGACCTGCCGCACGTTCTCCACGAAGCAGTTCGAGGCCGGGTTGAAGACGAGATCGAAGCTCTCGTCCGCGAAGGCGGACAAATCCCTCATGTCCCCCTCGACGAACCGCATCTCCAGCCCCTCCCGCTCCGCCACCAGGCGGTCTTGCCCCAGTTGAGCCGGTGAGTTGTCGAAGATCGTCATGCGCGCCCCGGCCGCCGCCAGGACCGGCCCCTGCTGCCCTCCCGCGCTCGCGAGGCCCAGGACCTCCCGGCCCTTCAGTTCCCCGAACCACTCCCGGGGCACGGGCTTGTGCGGCGTCAGCACCACGCTCCACTCGCCCCGGCGCGCCGCGGCGATGACCTCCGGACTCACGGGCAGCGTCCACCGGGCGCCCTGGGCCACCTGCCGGTTCCACGCATCCCGGTTGTACTCCCGGACATCCATTTCAGCCTTCATGAAGCACCCTGCCTTCCATGCCCCCCGCCACGGTGACGATTTCGCCGGTCACGTGCCCGGAGATGCGATCCGATGCCAGCGTTACGATGACCCGAGCGATGTCCTCGGGCCTAGCCACCTTACGCAAGGCCATGGTCCGCGTCACCCGGGAGAGAAACGCCGGGTCTTGCAGCCGCGCCCGGTTTCGATCCACCTCGGTCCAGCCCGGACACACCACGTTGACCCGGGCCAGCGGCGCGATGCGCCCCAGCTCGTTCTTCAGGCTCTTCACGAAGCCGCTCGCCAGCGCCCCCTTGGCCGCCGCGTAGTCCGAATGGCCCGCCTCGCCGAAGAGGCCCGCGGTGGAGCTGATCAACACCAGGCTCCCGCCCCGCGTCACCTCGACGTGCCGCAGGAAGGCCCGGCAACACAGAAAGACGCTGTCCAGGTTCTCCGCCATCGACTGGCGCCACCGGGACAGCGACATCTTCCACACTGGCACGTCCAGGGGAGCCCAGTGGCCCGCGTTGGCCACCAGCACATCCAACCGCCCCAACGCCCTCACCGCCTCGGGGATGAGCGCATCCACCTCGGCCTCGACCGTCAGGTCCGCCCGGAGCGCCACGCCCCCGACCTCTCCTGCCAGAGCCCGTGCCGGCGCCTCGCTCGACCGGTAGTGCACCGCCACCCGGGCACCCTCTTCCGCGAAGGCGCGCACCGTGGCGGAACCAATTCCCCCGGCGCCTCCAGTCACGAGGACGCCCTTGCCCTGCAGTTCCGTCTCCATAGGTGGCGCCATTATGGGCCACCGGGAGGCCCGGGAAAGTTCCCGCTCAGGCGAGGCGCAGCAGCTTTCGCGCCTCTTCTGGAGTCGCCAGCGTGCGGCCCTTCGCCTTGGCCCGCTTCGCGGCCTCCGCCACCAACTCCCAGTTGCCCTTGGCCAGCACGCCCTTGGACACGTAGATGTTGTCCTCGAGCCCCACGCGCGCGTTGCCGCCCTTCACCGCCGCCAGATCCACGAACGGCAGTTGGTGACGGCCCACCGCGGCCACCGTCCACGTGCTCCCCTCGGGCAACGAGGAGATCATGAAGTCCAGCGCGGCCTCCCGGGCCGCCAGCGCGCCCGGTACGCCCAGCACGAAGTCATAGTGCGCCGGTTGCTGAACGAGGCCTTCCTTCGCCAGCGTGTTCGCCTCGTCGATCATCCCCACGTCGAAGCACTCGAGCTCTGGCTTCAGGCCCAGTTCTTTGATCCGCTTCGCGATGTCCCGCACCAGCGGGCGCGGATTCCAGAACACCTCCTCGCCGAAGTTGACGGTGCCCGTGGTCAGCGTCGCCATGTCCGGACGGTCCGCCCCGGTGAGCGTCAGCCCGCCACAGCGCTCGTCCACGCTCATGCCCACCGCGCCGCCCGTGGAGACCTGGACGAGAATGTCCGTCCGCTTGCGGATGGCCCGGATGGCCGCCCGGAACAGCTCCGCGTCCTGAGAGGGCTTGCCGTCCGGCGTGCGCACGTGCAGGTGCACCATCGCCGCCCCGGCCTCCCGGCACCGGACCGCGTCCTCGGCGATCTCCTCGGCGGTGATGGGCAGGTGCGGGGTCTGCTCGCGCGTCGTCTCCGCCCCCACCATCGCCGCAGTGATGACCATTGGGTTGCTCATGGCTGCTCCCCTCTTGCTTGCCTAGCGAGGAATGCGCTGCTTGTCCTTGGGAACCACACAGGTGCCGGTGGCACGGCACACCACCACGGGCTCGGACAAGAGGTCGGCCGCCGAGTCGTTCACGTCCGTGCGCGGGCGAATCACCTTCCTCGCCTCGAAACGCATCTTCCGCGACGTGTTGCCCGCGCTGAGGATCTCCCCTTCCGCCTCGATGAAGTCTCCGGCGTACACCGGGGCCAGGAACTCCACCGAGTCATACGCCCGGAACAGCCCCTCGTCTCCGTCGTGGCGGATGCACAGCTCCGTGGCCACGTCCCCGAAGAGCCCCAGCATCCGCGCTCCGTCCACCAGGTTGCCGCCATAATGCGCGTCGTGGCTGCTCATGCGCAGCCGGATGATGGCCTTGGTGCTCACGTGGGCTCTCCCTGGTAGTGGGCGTTCGGGTCTTCCTTGCCCATCTTCTTCAACACCGCGTGGGCCACGTAGTTGGCCACGTCCGAGGGCTTGGTTCCCGGACCGAAGCCCGCATCGAACCCCAGTTCCAGCGCCAGCTTGTGGTCCACGCGCGGGCCTCCCAGCAACAGGATGGTCTTGCCGTGGATGCCCCGGGCCTTGGTGGCCTCGATGAACTGGCGCGAGTTGTCCTTGTGCACATCCCGCTGGGTCACCACCTGGCTCACCAGGATGGCATCCGCGTTCTTCGCCAGGGCCTTGGAGATGAGATCCTCGTTGGGCACCTGGCTGCCGAGGTTGAAGGCCTCGAACCAGGGGTAGCGCTCCAGGCCGTAGTCGCCCGCGTAGCCTTTCATGTTCAGGATGGCGTCGATGCCCACCGTGTGCGTGTCCGTGCCCGTGCACGCGCCAAACACGACGATGCGCCGTCCCACCTTCTCCTGGATGAAGGCGTTGAGATCATCGAAGCCCATCTTCTTGACGATGACCTCGGGGACGTCGACCTCCGCGTAGTCCAGGGAGACGCTCGTGTGGGCGTACACGATGAAGAAGGTGTAGCTGTCGGCGGCCCGCTCGGCCGCGGCCACCTTCACGTCCGAGAAGCCCATCTTCCGGGCAAACTGGGCCGCCGCCTCCTTGGCCTTCTCCGACAGGGGCACCGGCAACGTGAACGACAGCTGCACCACGCCGTCGTCCCGGCGGTCGCCGTAGGGCCGGATGATCTGCTTGCTCGGCTTCACCATGAGGCTACTTTCCCTTGGTGTAGGAGATGCTCTGGACCACCTTCGACGCCACCGGCTCCAGCTCCTCTCGGTTCATCTGGTTCATGGAGAAGATGAAGGACCAGGTCGTCTTTCCGTTGCACCCGACATAATGGATGCTCTCCACCTTGTCCTTGCCATCCTCGGTGGCATCCACGCTCACGCGCCGAGCGGCCGGCTGGGAGGCCACCTGGGTCTTCTTCCAGCCGTCAGGACCCACGCCCGCGAGGATCTTGTCCAGGCAGACGTCCGCCTTCATCCCCGCCGTCTGGACCTGGCCCACGTCCAACAGGAAAAAGGTTCCCCCCGTGGGGGCATCGAACTTCTCCGTCCCGTTCTCCTGGCTGCGCTCCCAGGACTCGGGCACCTGGATCGACAGCGACTTCACCTGCTGCTTCACCTGCTTCTCCGCCGCGCCACTGACTCCCGCAGCCAGCACCACCAGCATCATCAGCGTGTTCTTCATGAGCGTGTTCTTCATGATGTCGCCCCCTCCAGGAGCTCCAGGAATGGATTGAAATAGTCCGGTGACTTCTCCAGCACGCCGTCCAACCCCTTGCCGCCCGTCTCCTCGCGCTTCACGTCGCCGAAGCGGCCCTTGCCGATGGCGGCCACCATGCCCTCGTTGCGGCACTCCTCGAGCAGCTCCATGGCCTTGCCGAACACTTCCCGGGCACGGTGGGCGATCTTCCCATCCTCGCGCACGGTGAACTCCTCGTCGATGCCCCGGGCGGCCCGGTGGATGTACGCCGCCGACTTCAACGCCACATACCGGTCCGCCAGCAGCGGCGTGTGCATGGCCTCGGTCATCATCCCCAGGAGCTGGATGCCCTGCCGCGTCCAGATGGCCACCAGATCCGCCATCACGTCGTACGCGTGGCTGAAGAAGATGTCCGTCTCCTTGTGCTTGGTGGGCGGCATGTACTTCAGCGGCGCGTCCGGGAAGCAGCGGCGCACCAGCATGGCCTGGGACAGTTCCAGGAGCAGCGTGTCCTCGCGGTACGGATCGATCTCGTACGAGTGGCCGATGCCCAGCTGCCAGTCCTTCAGCCCCGCACGCCGAGCGAAACACTCGTTGATGAATTGGCTGGTAATGACGGTGTGGGCCGCGTCGTAGGCGTCCGCGGTGGTGATGTAGTTGTCCTCACCGGTATTGATGATGATTCCGGCCAGGGCGCAGATGCGGCGGCTGAAGTACTGATCGATGAACGTGCGCCGCATGTTGATGTCGCGGAAGAGGATTCCGTACATCGCGTCGTTGAGCAGCATGTCCAGCCGCTCGGTGGCCGCGCAGAAGGCGATCTCCGACATGCACAGGCCGGAGGAGTAGTTGGTGAGCTGGATGTAGCGCTTGAGCTTCTTGCTCTCCTCGTCCAGCGCCTCCCGCATGATGCGGAAGTTCTCCTGGGTGGCATAGGTGCCGCCGTAGCCCTCGGTGGTGGCACCGTGGGGCACGTAGTCCAGCAGCGACTGCGCCGTGGAACGGATGACGGCGATGACGTCCGCTCCCGCCTGGGCCGCGGCCCGGGCCTGGTCCACGTCGTCATAGATGTTGCCCGTCGCGACGATGACGTACTTGTGCGGCGGGGGGGACATGGGAAACTGCTTCCGGAGCGCATTGCGCTGGGCGATCCGGGACTGGAGATCCTCCAGCGCGGCGCGGGCCTCGGCGCGAACCTCGGCGCGCAGGTTCTGCTCCATCTCCGGAGACAGGGGCCCCAGCTTCTCGACCGGCAGCGCCGTCAGCCGCTCGACCGCCTCCAACGGACTCTTTGCGCCCAGTTGAAGCGCACGGCCGTACCAATAGGCGGCGCCCCGGTTGAGCACCCCGGACGCGTGGAGCTTGTCCACCATGAGGTTGGCCAGCGGAACACCGCGCGCCCCCGCGCCCGAGATGCCGAAGAAGCGCAACACGGTGCGCTCATTGGACACAGTGGTGTTGCGGCGGATGAGCTCGAAGATCGGATGGACGATCTCCTCCGCCAATTGACGCGCTCGCGCGATCTGCTCGTCTTGAATGAACGGACCCGGCATGGCGCGCACCTTAGCCTCTATTCGCCTCTAAAGGGCCGAAAGTGCTCGGCTTCTTGCGTCAAAGCCCCTGTCGTCACCGAAATACCGGTGCCAACTCCAGCAAGAAGCTGAGGCGATGCGCTTTACCGAAATGCCGGTGTAAACACCGAACTGTCAGTGAAGGGAGCGGCAGCCTAAACGGCAACCTCCTGATTTGATTGGCTGATTTGTTCGGCATGCCTCCTGCTTGGTGCCCGGCGCAGCACCCCCGAACTTCACCAGGAGTCATCATGAAAACCCCTCTCTTTTTCATCTCGGCGCTGCTCATGGGCAGCACCGCCCTGGCGGATCCTCCCCCGCTGACGACCGACACGGGCTCTCCGGTCGGCACCAACCAGAGCTCGAAGACCGCAGGCCCCCGGGGCGGCATCCTCCTGGAGGACTTCCACCTCATCGAGAAGCTCGCGCGCTTTGACCGCGAGCGCATCCCCGAGCGCGTCGTGCACGCCCGGGGCGTGGGGGCCTACGGCACCTTCGAGAGCGCCGGAGACTTCTCGCAGCTCACCCGCGCGTCGATCTTCTCCGCCAAGGGGAAGAAGACGCCCCTGTTCGTGCGCTTTTCTACCGTCATCCATCCGCAAGGCTCTCCGGAGACGCTGAGAGATCCCCGGGGCTTCGCGCTCAAGTTCTACACGGACGAGGGTAACTGGGATCTGGTGGGCAACAACCTGCCGATCTTCTTCATCCGGGACGCCATCAAGTTCCCCGACATGGTGCACTCGCTGAAGCCCTCGCCCATCACCAACCGGCAGGAGCCCAGCCGCTACTTCGACTTCTTCTCGCACCAGCCCGAGTCCACGCACATGCTGACCCAGCTGTACTCGGACATCGGCATCCCGGCGAACTACCGGCAGATGAACGGCCACGGCGTCCACGCCTTCAAGTTCGTCAACGCCAAGGGCGAGATGCGCTACGTGAAGTTCAACTGGCGATCGCTCCAGGGCGTGAAGTCGCTCACGTCCGAGGAGGCCGCGCGCACCCAAGCCCAGGACTTCCAGCACGCCACGCAGGATCTCTACACCTCCATCGGCAAGGGACAGCACCCCTCCTGGGAGCTGAGCGTGCAGGCGCTGGATCCGAAGGCGCTGGACACCTTCTCGTTCGATCCGCTCGACGCCACGAAGATGTGGCCGGAGGACAAGGTTGCGCCCACCGTGCTCGGCAAGTTCACGCTGAACCGGACGCCGGACAATTTCTTCGAGGAGACCGAGCAGGCCGCGTTCTCCCCGGGGGTGATGCCGCCGGGCATCGAGCCCTCCGAGGACCGCCTGCTCCAGGGCCGCCTCTTCTCCTACGCGGACACCCAGCGCTACCGGGTGGGCGCCAACTACCAGTCCCTGCCCGTCAACAAGTCGCGCGCGGCCGTGAACAGCAACAGCCAGGCCGGCAGCATGAACTCCGGCAACACCAAGTCGGACGTCAACTATGAGCCGAGCATCGCCAAGGAGACCGCGGACCAGCCCTCGGCCCTGTTCTCTCAGTTGCCGCTGAGCGGGACGACCCAGCAGGCCCCCATCACCAAGACGGACAACTTCTCTCAGGCAGGGGCCTTCTACGCGAAGCTGTCCGCCGCCGAGAAGGAGCGGCTGGTGAAGAACCTCGCCGGGGATCTCGGCCAGGTGAGCAGCCCGGTGGTGAAGGCCCGGATGGTCGGCTTCTTCTTCAGCGCGAACCCGGAGTACGGAACGCGGCTGGCCAAGGCCGTGGGCGTCTCTCTGGACGAAGCCAAGGCCACCATCGCCCCCCTGGCGGCTGCGACGCCTTGAGGCTGTGACGGTGGGCTCCGCACCTCCAGCAGGTGCGGGGCCCCCGGGCGAACCCCTCCCTGGTAATCCCCTTTCGAAGTTCCGACGTGGAGTGACCCGATGATGCGCAAGGTGATGAAGCTCTTGGCCTGTGTGGCCGCCGTGATGGCCGTGGGCGTGGCGCTGCTGGCCAGCTACCTGTTTCTCTGGGAGCGTCCCTCACCTGGGCGTGTCCTCGCCGTGAGCGAAGCGGAGCGCTACCTGCTCGCCGCGGCCCGGGAGGGGGACTCTGAACTCGTGGAAGGCCTCGTGAAGGCCGGCACCCCCGTGAACGTGCAGGACAAGCGGGGCTTCTCGCCGCTCATCCTCGCGGCGTATCACGGCCACATCGGCACGGTGCGGGTGCTGCTGGCCTCGGGAGCGGACGCCTGCTCCGGCGACTCGCGCGGCAACACGGCGCTGATGGGCGCGGCCTTCAAGGGGCACGCGGACATCGTCGAGCTGCTCCTCCAGCAACCCTGCGCGGTAGACCAGTCCAACGGAATCGGCCAGACGGCGTTGATGTTCGCCAGCCTCTTCGGCCGGAAGGACGTGGCCGACACACTCCGTCGGCACGGCGCCTCGGGCGAGCGGAAGGATGCCAGCGGGCGCTCCGCCCAGGACTGGGCCCGGACACAGACCGCCGAACCGCCCATTCCCGCGGCGGAGCCCACCGCCGCGGTCCCCGGCAATCAGACGTAGCGCGTCTCGAACAGCTTGCGCAGCGCGGGCTCGGCGCGGAGCAACTTCAGCGTCAGGTCCGCGTGCCCCGGCACGTAGCCGTTGCCCACCAACATCGTGACGTCCTTGCCCACCCCTTCGGCGCCCAGGGCAGCCGCGGTGAAGCTGGTGGCCATGGAGAAGAAGATGACGGTGCCTCCGTTCTTCACGGACAGGATGGAGGCCATCTCCGTGTTGCCCACCGAGGCGCAGTTGACCACGAGATCACACAGCTCGCCGCCCGTGGCTCGGGACACCGCTCCCATCACGTCCACGCCTTGGGTGGCGTCCACCCTCAGCGCCTCGTCACACAGGCCGATCCCGGACAGCGCGGCCAGGGCCTTCTCGGAGATGTCGAGCGCCAGCAGCCGCCCCTTCCCCTCGAGGCCCCGCCGCGCCTGGGCCAGGCACAGCGCCCCACTCTTGCCCGCGCCCAGCACCGCCACCGTCATGCCCGGCCGGACGTGCCGAGCCACGAGCGCCGGCGCACCACATACGTCCAGCGCGGCCAGGGCGAGCGTCTCCGGCATGTCCTCCGGCAACCGCGCGTAGATGCCCGAGGCGAACAGGAGGGCATGACCCCGGATGTCCACCCGGTCGATCTCCGGGTGCACGGCCAGAATCTCCTCGATGACCAGCGGCGTGAGGGTGAGGCTCACCAGCGTGGCGATCCGGTCCCCTGGCTTCAGCGTCTCGCGCGCCGGATGCCGAGGGCCGATCTCCTTCACCCGCCCGATGAGCATGCCCCCCGAGCCGGTGACCGGGTTCTGCATCTTGCCTCGCTCGCGGACGATGTCCTGGATGCGCTCGGCGATGCGCGCGGGCGCCCCTCCCACCTCCTCTTTGATCTGCTTGAAGGAGGCGGCATCGATGTTGAGGCTCTCCACGTCGATGAGCAGCTCGGCCTCGCGGCAAGGCAGGGACGGATCCAACCGGCGCGCCCGCTGGGGCAGCACGCCCTGCTCGGCCACGACACGGGACAACCCATACAGATCAATGCTCATCCGATTTACTCCCGCGCCATTCTCGGGATGAGGAAGCCCAGCGAATTCTCGAAGCGGTAGGACACGCCCGAGTGGGAGTCATCGAACTCCTCATGCCTCAGTTCCACGCCGCTGGCCTTGAACTCCTCGGCCAGGATGCGCGTGCCCCAGCGCAGGTTGAACTCGTCCCGCGTCCCGCAGTCGAGGAAGACGGTCTTCACCTTGCGGAACGCGTCCAGGAACTTGGGCACGAAGCGCACCGGGTCATGCACCAACCAGCGGTTCCACACCTCCAGCTTCAGGCGGGCCGTCTGCGGATCGAATGGCAGCTCGAGGTTGAGCGGCTCGCCCTTCTTCGGCGAATACGCCGCCGCCATCGCCAGGATGTTGATGACGGCGAAGTCCTCCCCGCGCGGCTTCGTCTCCCGGGAGCGCTTCTTGAAGTCCTGGTGCCAAGCCTCCAGCCCACCCACCTTGAGCAGCGCACCGGCCGCCTTGGGGATGTCCGGCATGTAGCAATACTCGAAGTAGCAGTCTCCGGAGTGACTCCCGAGGTGCGAGAACAGCTCCGGGTGGTAGCGGCCCATCACCAGGGCGCCGTAGCCGCCCGAGCTGTGCCCCACCACCGCCCGAGAGGCCGCCTTGGGCAGCGTGCGGAAGGTGCGGTCCACGAAGCCCAGCACATCCTTCACCAGGTAGTCGCGGTAGCGCCCGATGGCGTCACTGTTGATCCATTGGCTGCCGCCGAGCGAAGTCCACGCATCGGGGAACACGCCGATGACGGGGGCGACCTGTCCGGAGGTGATGAGCGCATCCAACCG encodes the following:
- a CDS encoding hotdog fold domain-containing protein is translated as MSSHDAHYGGNLVDGARMLGLFGDVATELCIRHDGDEGLFRAYDSVEFLAPVYAGDFIEAEGEILSAGNTSRKMRFEARKVIRPRTDVNDSAADLLSEPVVVCRATGTCVVPKDKQRIPR
- a CDS encoding OAM dimerization domain-containing protein → MVKPSKQIIRPYGDRRDDGVVQLSFTLPVPLSEKAKEAAAQFARKMGFSDVKVAAAERAADSYTFFIVYAHTSVSLDYAEVDVPEVIVKKMGFDDLNAFIQEKVGRRIVVFGACTGTDTHTVGIDAILNMKGYAGDYGLERYPWFEAFNLGSQVPNEDLISKALAKNADAILVSQVVTQRDVHKDNSRQFIEATKARGIHGKTILLLGGPRVDHKLALELGFDAGFGPGTKPSDVANYVAHAVLKKMGKEDPNAHYQGEPT
- a CDS encoding ChaN family lipoprotein, giving the protein MRASLALHLALFRRQKALIARAVEGQSTAFRAYEARYRRRTASYHQVLPLTTVHQQVLAADVVYVGDYHTLPLAQETYLGLVERTLSTGRRTVLALECVEGRHQAALDAYLAGRLPERSLLARLGHAPGPDGWSGFRPLLAFARRHRLEVVGIDRRAQGKHSLALRDAYAAERIARVARAEDRPRVMVLVGQYHITPCHLPAQVDRALGETHARRGLVVYQNCEGVYWRLAREGRAGAVEAVELPDGSLCLLNASPVVCQQSFLDYLEAEAGDAPLRERSAAERFREMAGLIARLAGIQVGRALDAVEVTTAADNDVLARIQQRGRFTQAELGQLRRHMLSRESSYIPRARTAYLASLSLNHAAEEAAHFVRHCAVGDAMEASRRASDAFYARCLEEALGFFGSKLVNPRRGCAGLAEWARRFGESRGVDRQIAAFVLAHKAAETEGPDEAVKLLPLRKDRLFHGVSHALGYLLGEALYRAFDSGRVEKAEIRALFRDPLTDPRSTYFHWVHRLG
- a CDS encoding MmcQ/YjbR family DNA-binding protein, with translation MANGSGVNNNPHRQALRAFALGYPGSHEDFPWGELVLKVKGKVFIFLGTDGAELGLSVKLPQSNEAALMMPFAKPTGYGLGKSGWVSVHFGPKEKPPLELLRQWIDESYRAVAPKKLVAQLEGTAPEKPVAAKKPAAAKKPAAAKKPAARKPAKKKTAKRAR
- a CDS encoding acyl-CoA carboxylase subunit beta — translated: MKMKDRMDKLAEHRRRNEGMGGPERVERQRAKNKLDARSRMKLLFDPDTFEELGLLAAHHGNLPEEEEADKPSSADGVITGTGEIDGRPVAAAIYDFTVFGGSIGEIGERKVARLRDIALKSRIPMVWLVDSAGARLDASAGIDPRRIAGFADTGYLFREQVVMSGVIPQVAAMMGPGAAGTAYIPALADFLPMVKATSSIAIGGPYLVESVVGEKVTEEELGGSKVHTEISGVADAEYPDDTACIAAVREYLSFFPPNCEERPPRKPSTDPFNRRDEELLKIVPESPRQAFDMHKVILSLVDDRKFFPLKPRWARNLITGLARIDGYPVGIVANNSMYLGGILDVNASDKAARFVNLCDAFNIPLVFLQDVPGFMVGTKVEQAGIIRHGAKMMYAVASATVPKFTVVVRKGYGAGYYVMNGRAFEPDLLIAWPGAEIGVMGPEGMVSIAARKLLQTAESPQAAEVMKKELADNLRQHIRIERTAALAMVDDVVDPRDTRRLLARALKRTANKKVERPFRRREISPV
- a CDS encoding 3-keto-5-aminohexanoate cleavage protein, encoding MSNPMVITAAMVGAETTREQTPHLPITAEEIAEDAVRCREAGAAMVHLHVRTPDGKPSQDAELFRAAIRAIRKRTDILVQVSTGGAVGMSVDERCGGLTLTGADRPDMATLTTGTVNFGEEVFWNPRPLVRDIAKRIKELGLKPELECFDVGMIDEANTLAKEGLVQQPAHYDFVLGVPGALAAREAALDFMISSLPEGSTWTVAAVGRHQLPFVDLAAVKGGNARVGLEDNIYVSKGVLAKGNWELVAEAAKRAKAKGRTLATPEEARKLLRLA
- a CDS encoding class I SAM-dependent methyltransferase codes for the protein MKAEMDVREYNRDAWNRQVAQGARWTLPVSPEVIAAARRGEWSVVLTPHKPVPREWFGELKGREVLGLASAGGQQGPVLAAAGARMTIFDNSPAQLGQDRLVAEREGLEMRFVEGDMRDLSAFADESFDLVFNPASNCFVENVRQVWREAYRVLRPGGVLLSGFCNPISFLFDPELEKQGTMQLKYRMPYSDFTSLTEEERRRYTDKGEPLCIAHSLEDQIGGQLAAGFLLAGLYEDLHSEGDKLSEYLSPLCATRAVKPATR
- a CDS encoding SDR family NAD(P)-dependent oxidoreductase; this encodes METELQGKGVLVTGGAGGIGSATVRAFAEEGARVAVHYRSSEAPARALAGEVGGVALRADLTVEAEVDALIPEAVRALGRLDVLVANAGHWAPLDVPVWKMSLSRWRQSMAENLDSVFLCCRAFLRHVEVTRGGSLVLISSTAGLFGEAGHSDYAAAKGALASGFVKSLKNELGRIAPLARVNVVCPGWTEVDRNRARLQDPAFLSRVTRTMALRKVARPEDIARVIVTLASDRISGHVTGEIVTVAGGMEGRVLHEG